TTGAATTACATATTGCACATTTCAAATGCTTAATCATTCGCTGGAAAAACAGGCTCACGCAGTCAGCTGGCGCGACACGGATCCGGTTATTTATACGTCCTTATTGAGCCGTAATGGTTTTGTTCCGTTCGCGGCCATCACCTTTCAAAGAGGAGCTTGCCTGGAAAGGTGGCCTTTTACGCCTATCACAAGGGGATGAAGATCGGTGACGGGGTTAGAGCGCGGCCTGTTTGCCCCCCGCAAAAAATAAAACCCGGTTTCCCGGGTTTTAACGCTAACTATCAACGCCGTCAGTCGTACGCTTTCAGCGTGCGCTGGCAGAGCGCGGAGCGTACGCAGTCGTCTTTATTAAAGCGTACAACGCCAATCATCTCATCTTCCTCAAAACGTGCCAGCGCGTCGCTCAAACCCGATTTCACACCGGATGGCAGGTCACACTGGGTAATATCACCGTTGACAATAACGGTCACGTTCTCCCCGAGGCGCGTTAAAAACATTTTCATTTGCGCAGCCGTGACATTCTGAGCCTCGTCGAGAATGACCACCGCATTTTCAAAGGTACGTCCACGCATATAGGCGAACGGCGCGATTTCCACCTTACCGATCTCTGGTCGCAGGCAGTATTGCATAAAGGACGCCCCCAGGCGTTTCAACAGCACGTCGTAGACGGGCCGGAAATAGGGAGCGAACTTCTCCGAAATATCACCGGGTAAGAAACCGAGATCTTCGTCGGCCTGCAGAACCGGTCGGGTTACAATAATCCTGTCCACGTCCTTATGGATCAGGGCTTCCGCCGCTTTCGCCGCGCTGATCCACGTTTTCCCGCAGCCGGCTTCGCCGGTTGCAAAGATCAGTTGTTTACTCTCGATAGCATTCAGGTAGTGCGCCTGAGCTTCATTACGCGCTGCAATTGGAGAAGTATCACGGCTGTCCCGCGCCATGCCAATTGCTTCTACGCCACTCATCTGCACAAGCGAGGTGACCGACTCTTCTTCACGTTGTTTATGGCTGCGTGAATCACGTCTCAGCACGCGTTTCGCTTCACGACGAGCTTTGATCACTGCTTTTTGTCTTCCCATGGATAGCACCTTGAGTTGTTGGTTTACATCACACACGTCGCTATCGACGCGATTATGCGCACAAACGTCTGAGGGTTGGCTTCCTTGTAAGCCATGACTTGCCTTTGAAAATGACGTGCCAACGCGACGAACAGCATCGGCTGCCACATCGTCAACATCAGGAATGAAAAAGAAGGAGGAAAATTCAGGGGTGAAGAAGTCGCTGCCGGAGGTCGCACCTCCGTGCCGGGTTTTGCGTGGTCTTTTTGTCTGTCCGCTACTGGACTTTACCATCCGCGATCTCCAGAAAAACTTCATCACCGCAGGGGATAACGCTCTCACTAATTACATCAAAGATTAGCATCATTGCAACATTATTTTTACGAAACCATAACGCGCATGACCCCTGCGTCGTTGAACAGAGTCTCGGTTATGAATATTACAGAAAGATAACAGATACTTTCTCATACGAAAAAATGATATCTGGATGGCAGAAAAAGTATGTCAGGATGCAACAGATAACAGAATATCCTGCCCGATAGCGGGCAGGATAGGATCTTCACGCTTCGAGCAGAGATTGCGCCAGATAGCGGTTTGCTGCTTGTACGCCGGGCAACGCAAAGAAGTAACCGCCGCCAATCGGACGAATGTACTCTTCCAGCGCCTCGCCGTTCAGACGTTTTTGCACCGTCAGAAAGCCTTTTTCCAGATCATGCTGATAACAGACGAATAACAGCCCCATATCCAGCTGACCGGAGTTGGTCACGCCGAGCGAGTAACTGTAACCACGCCGCATCATCAAGCTGGACTGCGTCTCTTTCGTCCGCGGGTTCGCCAGACGAATATGGCTGTCGAGGGCTATGACATCACCGTCCGGATCGCTGGCGTAATCCGGGACGTCATGCTCATTTTTCATGCCCAGCGGCGCGCCGGAATGCTTATCACGCCCGAAAATGGTCTGCTGCTCTTTCAGCGGTGTGCGATCCCAAAACTCCACGTGGAATTGGATAATACGCACCGCCTGGTAACTGCCGCCCACCGCCCACGCCGGTTCGCCCTGCTCTTTCGTCACCCACACCACCTCGTTCATCAGCGTATTATTGCTGCTGTCCGGGTTGGCAGTGCCATCTTTAAAGCCCAGCAGGTTAACCGGCGTCTCTTTGCCTTTGCTGCGCGCTGCATGGTCGGAGATAAACCCTTCCCGCTTCCAGCGCACGCTGAGTAAATCCGGCGTGTGCTTAATGATGTCACGCAGCGCATGAATCACCGTGTCCTGTGTGTTGGCACAAATCTGGATCAGCAAGTCGCCGTGACACAGCGCCGCATCAAGCGAATCGTTAGGGAAACGCGTCATCTTTTGCAGCTTTTTCGGCATCTGCGCGCGCAAACCAAAACGTTGATCGAACAGCGATTCGCCTACGGAAACCGTCATCGTCAGGTTATCCGGCGCGATATACGCCCCAAGAATCCCGGAGTCCATCGGCGGTAAGCGTGGGTTCGGGGTATCCGGAGCCGGGCCGCCAGTGGTCAGAAAGGTAATGCGCTGCGTTAATAAGCGGAACAACCGTTCAAGGTCGGCTTTATCAGCAGCCAGCACGTCAAACGCCACCAGCATCATTGACGCCTGCTGTGGCGTCAAAATACCGGCCTGATGCGCGCCCAGGAAAGGCTGCTTCTCCATACGCGCATCAGGCGAAAGCGTCCCCGGAGCGCTCTTTGGTGTTACCGCATGTGCTACCGGGCATCCGCCAGCCAGCGCAAGCGCGCCTCCCAGCGCGCCCATACTTTTTAATAAACGGCGCCGGGAAGGTTCGCTGACGTCGTTGTTATCATCTTGCTTCATGGTGTTAGTCCAGCCCCAGTACGCCGCGCAGCTGCGCCAGGTCTTCCGCCAGTGTGGTGATCGGCCCTTTCAGCGCATTGCGATCGGCGTCGGTCAACTTATCGTAGGTTTCATACCCCTCTTTAGTGCGGTATTTCGCAAGGATGGTATCCACTTTCTTGAAGTTGGCATCGACTTTCGCCAGCAGTTCGGCGTTATCTTTCTGCAATTGCGGACGCAGCAAATCAACGATTTTTTGTGCGCCATCAACGTTGGCCTGGAAGTCCCACAGATCGGTGTGGCTGTAGCGATCTTCTTCACCGCTGATTTTGCTCGCAGCCACTTCTTCAATCAGACCGGCTGCACCACCGACCACTTTGGATGGCGGGAACGCCAGCTCATTAATGCGCGTTTGCAAATCAACCACATCTGAGTTGAGCTGATCGGCATATTTGCCCATGTCTTTGGTGCTGTTATCACCAAACAGGGCTTTTTCCAGACGGTGGAAACCGGTGAATTTCGGATCGGCGGCTTTATGCTCGTAATCATCTTCACGGGCATCAATGCTGCCATCGAGATCGGAGAAGAGCTCAGCAATCGGTTCAATACGCTCGTAGTGCTGGCGCGTCGGCGCGTACAGCGCTTTCGCTTTTTCGATATCGCCCGCTTTTACCGCATCGGTGAACGCTTTGGTGCCGGAAACCAACTGCGCCGTTTCGGCAACCACATACGCTTTATACGCGGTAATGGCTCCGCTCAGGCTCAGCAGCGCGTCACCTTTTGCCGCATCGGCCGTCGCTTCACCGTTCACCACCAGCTTACCTTTCGGGTTGGTTAACAGACCGCAAGTCATCTCATACTCGCCCGGCTGCAGGTTGGCCGTCAGTTTCTGGCTAAAACCTGGCGCGATATTTTCACGCTCTTCAACCACCATCACGCCTTTAAGGATCTCCCACTCGAGCGCTTTCTGGCTGTGGTTGAGAATAATAAACTGCGTTTTACCCGCGTTCACCGTCAGGTTCATCGGTTCACACTGCTTGTCCGTAACCGTAACTTTCACCTGCGGGATATCTGCAGCCTGCACCGCGAAAGCACTGGAGATTAATGCCGCCATCCCGGCCTGTAATGCACTACGACGAAAATGAATTGCCATGCCCTTTCCCTTAATTAGTATGTTGTAACTATAAAGCGATTACGGTGCCGCCCGTGAAGGCTGCGTCCCCGCGCGAGGCGGTAAAACAAACATCACCAGCGCCGGGATCAGATAGATAAAGTAGACCGCCACTTCGCTGACGCTTGGTGTTTCCTGGTAACCAAAAATACCTTCCAGCAGCGTACCGGTGAGGGAATGCGTGGTGAGTACGTTACTGAAATCGAAGGCCACGTCCTGAAAGTGGTTCCATAATCCCGCTTCGTGAAACGCGCGGATTGCGCCTGCGGCAAGCCCGGCCGCGACAAACAGGATAAACAGGCTGGTCCATTTGAAAAACGCGCCGAGATTCAGACGCACGCCGCCCCAGTAAAGCAAGAAACCGAGCACCACCGCCGTGGTCAGACCCAGCACTGCGCCCAGCGGCGGCCAGACGCCGACATCCTGCTGGAATGCCGCCAGCAGAAAGAACACCGATTCCAGCCCTTCGCGCGCCACGGCGAAAAAGACCATCAGGATCAGCGCCCAACCGTGGTTATGGCTGCGCGCCAGCGCGTTGTCGACCGCCTGCTCCAGTTGCACTTTGACGTTGCGCGACACTTTGCGCATCCAGAACACCATCCAGGTGAGGATCACTACGGCTATCGCCGCGACAATACCTTCAAACAGCTCCTGCTCTTTTTGCGGGAACTCGCCGGTAGTTTCATTGATCGCAATACCGAGCCCAAGGCAGAGCGCGGCGGCAAGAAAAACACCAATCCACATCACGTTTATCCAGCGCCCACGCTGGGTACGTTTCAGATAACTGGCAATCAGGCTGACGATCAGCGCCGCTTCGAGGCCTTCACGTAACATAATCAAAAATGGAACAAACATGGAGGAAACCCCTAATGTCATGCGCGGTCAATGGTTGCAAAGAAAAGTAAATTGCATTGATAGTGATTATCATTACGGCGCAAGGAAACTCAAGCGAAAAATGTTGAGAATGATAACTGGATGTAACCGCGTAGCAGGCTAACCGTGCGGTTTATGCGTTATGCGGAAGCAGTTGAAATAAAGCAAAAACATAGCTTACAAATCTTTAACTTTATATTTACCCCACTCCGGCGCTGTGGCTAAATAAACGCCCCGTTTCGTTTACCTGCAAAATTAAAGACATGACTAACTTCTTCCATTTTTTGCTGGCGCTGGTGGTGATCCTCGCGCTGGCCTGGCTGGTGAGTTTTGACCGCCGACACATTCGTTTTCGCTTCATCCTGCAATTAATTGTCATTGAACTGGCGCTGGCGTGGTTCTTCCTGCACGCGCAAAGCGGGTTAACGCTGATTAAATACGTTTCCGGTTTCTTTGAAGCACTGCTGAAATTCGCGGGCGAAGGCACCAGCTTTGTCTTCAGCGGGATGAGCGAAAAAGGGCTGGCCTTTATCTTCCTCGGCGTGCTGTGCCCTATCGTCTTTATTTCCGCGCTGATCGGCATTTTGCAGCACTGGCGCATTCTGCCTATTTTTATCCGTTTGATAGGCACGTTACTGTCAAAACTGAACGGCATGGGCAAACTGGAATCGTTTAATGCCGTCAGCTCGCTGATCCTCGGCCAGTCGGAAAACTTCATTGCCTATAAAGGCATCCTCGCGGATCTCTCCTCGCGCCGCATGTTCACCATGGCAGCAACGGCGATGTCGACAGTGTCGTTGTCGATTGTCGGCGCATATATGACCATGCTGGACGCGAAATATGTGGTCGCCGCGCTGGTCCTCAATATGTTCAGCACCTTTATTGTGCTGTCGGTTATTAACCCGACGCGCCCGGAAGCGGAAGCCGAGGTCAAACTTGAAAAGCTCAACGAATCGCAAAGCTTCTTTGAGATGCTCGGGGAGTACATCCTCGCGGGTTTCAAAGTGGCGATGATTATTCTGGCAATGCTGATTGGCTTTATTGCGCTGATTAGCGCCATCAACGCCCTCTTCTCCGCCTTGTTCGGCATCAGCTTTCAGCAACTTCTTGGCTATGTGTTTTATCCACTGGCATGGCTGATTGGCATTCCGCTGAGCGATGCGCTGCACGCGGGCAGTATTATGGCAACCAAGCTGGTGGCGAACGAATTTGTGGCGATGATTGAGCTACAAAAAATCGCCGCGCAGATGACACCACGCGGGCTGGGTATCCTCTCTGTGTTCCTGGTGTCGTTCGCCAACTTTGCCTCTATCGGCATTGTGGCGGGGGCAATTAAGGGGCTGAACGAGCAACAGGGGAATTCGGTTTCCCGCTTTGGTCTGCGCTTAGTGTACGGCGCAACGCTGGTGAGTTTGCTTTCGGCGGCTTTCGCAGGCGTGGTGTTGTAATTTACTGGCCCACTTCGCGCAAGTGGGCCTTTACATCAGAATTGTACGCAGACCGGCTGATCGACACGCATCACCGATTCCTGGGCAAAGCGTGATTTGTAGATATCACGCAGCGCATCGATTTTCGCATCACTTTGCGCATCCACGCTGTGGATCAGCATCAGCGCCTTGCTTGGCTCTTTTGATACTTTCCCGTTACTTCCCAGCCATTGCCCCTGCGCATCAAATGTGGTCAACCCGTCACGAAAACGCGGCGTGACATCGTTATCCACATACTGCTGCCACTCCTGCGTGGTAATCGCTTTGCCGCCCTGGCGGGTTAAGCCGTAATAGAGCGTGGTTTGCTGCATCTGGTTTTCAGCCTTGCAGGTTTGTGCTGCCGCACCCGGTTGTTTTGCAGCAGGCGAAACGCAACCCACCAGTAAACCCGCCATCATCAGTGCAGTGAACCCTGTCTTTAACGTCATATTGTTATCCTCATTGTTATTTGTTGTGAGATAACAGCGTAATTACAACTATTTAGCAATAAAAAAACCCGCCGCAGCGGGTTTTTCATAAGAGGTAATTTATTCAGCCTGTAAACGCGATGGCGGCGCAGAGCGGTAATGCGCATCTGCCTCGGCAAACCGCTGCTGCATCTGCGCGGAAGGCGCTTTGCCCAGCAGGCTAAACACCACAATACCGATGCTGCCGAAAACAAAGCCCGGAATGATTTCATACAGATCCAGCCAGGCGTAGTGTTTCCAGACAATCACTGTCACCGCACCGATGATCATCCCGGCCAGCGCACCGTTACGCGTCATGCGTGACCACATCACCGAGAACAGCACCACCGGGCCAAACGCCGCCCCGAAGCCCGCCCAGGCGTAGCTCACCAGGCCGAGCACGCGGTTTTCCGGGTTCGCCGCCAGCGCAATCGCCACCAGCGCCACCAGCAACACCATCGCACGGCCAACCCACACCAGCTCGCGCTGGCTTGCGCCTTTACGCAAAAACGCTTTGTAGAAATCTTCAGTGATCGCGCTGGAGCACACCAGCAACTGGCAGCTCAGCGTTGACATCACGGCGGCGAGGATCGCCGACAGCAGCACTCCGGCAATCCAGGGGTTGAACAGAACTTGCGCCAGCTCGATAAACACGCGCTCGGCGTTCTGGTTAACCGCGCCCGCAGCAGACGGATTTTCATTGAAATAGGCGATGCCGAAAAAGCCCACCGCGACCGCGCCCGCCAGGCACAGGATCATCCACGTCATACTGATGCGACGCGCATGGACAATAGTGTGATGGGAATCCGCCGCCATAAAACGCGCCAGAATATGCGGCTGGCCGAAATATCCCAGTCCCCAGCCCATCAGCGAGACGATGGCGACAAAATTCAGGCCTTTCAGCATATCGACGTTTTCAATGCTTTTTTGCTTGATCACTTCCAGCGAATCACCAAAACCGCCAACGGAAATAATGACAATCACCGGGGTCAGGATCAGCGCGAAAATCATCAGGCTGGCCTGTACCGTATCGGTCCAGCTGATCGCCAGGAAGCCGCCAATAAAGGTGTAAATGATCGTCGCAGCGGCACCGGCCCACAGGGCGGTTTCGTAGCTCATGCCGAAGGTGCTTTCAAACAGGCGCGCGCCGGCAACAATGCCAGAAGCACAATAGATGGTGAAAAACAGCAGAATCACCACTGCCGAGATAATCCGCAGCAGGCGGCTGTTATCTTCAAAACGGCCGGTGAAATAGTCCGGCAAGGTCAGCGCGTTATTGTTCACTTCGGTGTGGACACGCAAACGCCCGGCCACCAGTTTCCAGTTAATCCACGCGCCCAGCGTCAGGCCAATGGCGATCCAGCTTTCAGAGATACCTGAGATAAAAATCGCGCCAGGCAACCCCATCAGCAGCCAGCCGCTCATATCCGATGCCCCCGCCGACAGCGCAGTGACCAGCGGCCCAAGGCTGCGGCCGCCCAGAATATAGTCATCGAAGTTTTTCGTCGAACGCCAGGCGACGAAACCGATAAGTATCATGCCAAAGATATAAACGAGAAAAGTCACCAGCATCGGTGTGCTTATTGCCATTAAAAAGTCTCCAGGATTCTTCGTCGGCAAATACTGCTTGCCGCTTTTTTCCAGCACCGGAACGAGGCGCTGGGGCGTTTAGATTATTTGAAGCGCCCGTATCCTGCCGGATGCCTCACTTATTCACAATTGATTTAACACAGCATTTACATCAAATTCATCCCGGCTCTGATAACAATTTCCTATAGGTTGTACTCTGTCACACTTTTAAAGGTTGCACCTTTAAAAAGTGTTATCTGCCGCATAAAACCTGCTTTGCCAGCGAATTGTTCAGCGCCTTTAGCAATTACCAGCCGTTAACATTTCATTCATTTCTTACCTTGCCAGCCAGGTCACATTTAACAAGGTTGCACAAAGTTGCAACATGATGGATATTTCTGCCTGAACCGCAAAACAATGTAAAAAACAGGAGCAAAGCATGGGCACCACCACCATGGGGGTCAAGCTTGATGACGCAACACGCGAAAGGATCAAAGCCGCCGCGGCGACCATCGACCGCACACCGCACTGGCTGATTAAACAAGCCATCTTCAATTTTCTGGAAAAGCTGGAAAACAACGAAGGCCTGCCGGAACTGGTGACCGCCTCCGCCACCGCGCAGGAAGACGACAGTGCCGTAGTGGTTGATGACAGCCACCAGCCGTTTCTCGATTTTGCCGAGCAGATCCTGCCGCAGTCCGTTTCCCGTGCCGCGATCACCGGCGCATGGCGCTGGGCGGAAACCGATGCGGTGCCCATGTTGCTGGAACAAGCCCGCCTGCCGCAGCCGGTGGCGGAAAATGCCCATAAGCTGGCACATCAGTTAGCAGAAAAACTGCGTAACCAGAAAACCGCCTCCGGCCGCGCTGGCATGGTGCAAAGCCTGTTACAAGAATTTTCCCTCTCGTCGCAGGAAGGCGTGGCGCTGATGTGTCTGGCCGAAGCGTTACTGCGTATTCCCGACAAAGCCACCCGCGATGCGCTGATCCGCGACAAAATCAGCAACGGTAACTGGCAGTCACACATTGGGCGCAGCCCGTCGCTGTTCGTCAATGCCGCCACCTGGGGGCTGTTGTTCACTGGCCGTCTGGTCTCCACGCATAACGAAGCCAATCTCTCGCATTCGTTGAATCGTATTATTGGTAAAAGTGGCGAACCGCTGATCCGCAAAGGCGTGGATATGGCAATGCGCCTGATGGGCGAACAGTTCGTTACCGGCGAAACGATCGCCGAAGCGCTGGCTAACGCGCGCAAACTGGAAGAGAAAGGTTTCCGTTACTCCTACGACATGCTCGGCGAAGCGGCGCTGACCGCAGCCGACGCGCAGGCGTATATGGTGTCGTACCAGCAGGCGATCCACGCCATTGGCAAAGCCTCCAACGGGCGCGGCATTTATGAAGGGCCGGGAATTTCAATTAAGTTATCCGCCCTGCACCCGCGCTACAGCCGTGCGCAATACGACCGCGTAATGGATGAACTCTATCCGCGCCTGAAATCCCTCACCTTGCTGGCACGCCAGTATGACATCGGCATTAATATTGACGCCGAAGAGGCCGATCGTCTGGAAATCTCCCTCGATCTGCTGGAAAAACTCTGTTTCGAGCCAGAACTGGCAGGCTGGAACGGTATCGGTTTTGTTATTCAGGCCTACCAGAAGCGCTGCCCGTTTGTGATTGATTATCTTGTGGATCTGGCGACACGCAGCCGTCGCCGTCTGATGATCCGCCTGGTTAAAGGCGCTTACTGGGACAGCGAAATTAAACGCGCGCAAATGGAAGGGCTGGAAGGCTATCCCGTTTATACCCGCAAGGTGTACACCGATGTTTCGTACCTCGCCTGCGCGAAAAAATTGCTCGCGGTGCCGAACCTTATTTATCCGCAGTTCGCCACCCACAACGCCCACACGCTGGCAGCTATTTACCAGCTTGCCGGGCAAAACTACTATCCGGGCCAGTACGAATTCCAGTGCCTGCACGGCATGGGTGAACCGTTGTATGAGCAAGTCGTGGGTAAAGTGGCCGATGGCAAACTGAACCGCCCGTGCCGCATTTATGCGCCGGTCGGTACCCACGAAACGTTGCTGGCGTACCTGGTGCGCCGTCTGCTGGAAAACGGCGCGAATACCTCGTTCGTCAACCGCATTGCCGACAATACGCTGCCGCTGGACGCGCTGGTCGCCGATCCGGTGAGCGAAGTGGAAAAAATCGCCGCCCAGGAAGGTCAGGTTGGCTTGCCGCACCCGAAAATCGCCCTGCCCCGTGCGCTGTATGGCGAAGGCCGAATCAACGCCGCGGGCCTGGATCTGGCGAACGAACACCGGCTGGCCTCGCTCTCCTCCTCGCTGCTCGCCAGCGCGGCGCAGAAATGGTACGCCCGTCCAACGCTGGAACAGGTAGTCGTGGACGGCGAACCCGTCGCGGTGATCAACCCTGCCGAACCGAAAGACACCGTTGGTTATGTGGTGGAAGCCAGCGAAGCGCAGGTTAACCAGGCGCTGGAAAACGCCGTTAGTCATGCACCAATCTGGTTTGCCACGCCGCCGCAAGAACGCGCCGCCATTCTTCAGCGCGCCGCGGTGCTGATGGAAGATCAAATGCAGTCGTTAATTGGCATTTTGGTTCGTGAAGCGGGTAAAACCTTCAGCAATGCCATTGCCGAAGTGCGCGAAGCGGTCGATTTCCTGCGCTACTACGCAGACCAGGTGAGTGCAGATTTCGATAACGAAACGCATCGCCCGCTGGGTCCGGTGGTGTGTATCAGCCCGTGGAACTTCCCGCTGGCGATTTTCACCGGTCAGATTGCGGCAGCGTTAGCGGCGGGCAACAGCGTGCTGGCAAAACCTGCCGAGCAGACACCGCTGATTGCCGCTCAGGGCGTGGCCATTCTGCTGGAAGCCGGTGTCCCGGCGGGTGTTTTACAGTTACTGCCAGGGCGCGGCGAAACCGTAGGCGCCCAGCTTACCGCCGATCCGCGCGTGCGTGGCGTGATGTTTACCGGCTCCACCGACGTGGCGACGCTGCTGCAACGCAGTATCGCCACACATCTTGATGCCCAGGGCCGTCCGACGCCGCTTATCGCCGAAACTGGCGGGATGAACGCGATGATTGTCGACTCCTCCGCGCTTACCGAGCAGGTGGTCATCGACGTGCTGGCCTCCGCGTTTGATAGCGCAGGCCAGCGCTGTTCAGCCCTGCGCGTGCTCTGCTTACAGGATGATATTGCCGATCACACGCTGACCATGCTGCGCGGCGCGATGGCAGAGTGTCGCATGGGTAACCCAGGCCGACTGACCACCGATATCGGCCCGGTGATCGATGCCGAAGCGAAAGCGAATATCGACAAACATATTCAGGCCATGCAGGCCAAAGGGCGCAAGGTGTACCAGGCGGTGCGTGAAAATAGCGAAGATGCGCGCGAATGGCGCACCGGCACCTTTGTCGCGCCAACACTGATTGAACTGGAAAGTTTTGACGAGCTGAAAAAAGAGGTCTTCGGCCCGGTGCTGCACGTGGTTCGTTATCACCGTAACCAGTTGGATCAATTAATCGCGCAGATTAACGCTTCCGGCTATGGCCTGACGCTCGGCGTGCATACCCGTATCGATGAAACCATTGCTCAGGTTACCGGCAATGCCCATGTCGGCAACTTATATGTGAACCGCAATATGGTGGGCGCGGTGGTAGGCGTGCAGCCATTTGGCGGTGAAGGGTTGTCCGGCACCGGGCCGAAAGCTGGCGGGCCACTCTATCTATACCGCCTGTTAGGCAGCCGACCGGAAAACGCGGTGCTGAAAACCCTCGCCCGGCATGATGCACAACACCCGCTGGATGCTCAGCTTAAAACGTCGCTGCAGCAACCGCTGGAAGCCTTGCGTGCGTGGGCGAAAGATAACTCTGCGCTGCAACAGTTGTGTACGCAGTTTGGCGAACTGGCGCAGACCGGAACCCAGCGTCTGTTGCAAGGCCCGACCGGCGAGCGCAACAGCTGGACGCTGGTACCGCGCGAGCGGGTACTGTGCGTGGCGGATAACGAACAGGACGCGCTGATTCAACTTGCAGCCGTCATCGCCTGCGGCAGCCAGGTGCTGTGGCCGGACGATACGTTGCACCGCGATGTAGCAAAACAGCTGCCGGAAAGCGTCAGCAAACGTATTCAGTTTGCCAAAGCCGATGCGTTAATGGCGCAGACGTTTGATGCGGTGATTTTCCACGGTGATTCCGACCAACTGGTGGCGCTGTGCGAAAATGTCGCCGCACGCAATGGTGCGATTGTGTCGGTTCAGGGCTTTGCGCGTGGTGAAACCAACATCCTGCTTGAACGCCTGTGGGTGGAACGCTCGTTGAGCGTTAATACCGCCGCTGCCGGTGGCAACGCCAGCCTGATGACGATTGGCTGAAGCAGAGTAACTGGATAATCCAAAGCCTCGCATTGCGGGGCTTTATTTTTATAAGCGAGGAAATAGAACTACTGATATGAGTCAGCACAATCAGAACGCGTTCATTGACAGCTCATTTAACCGGGAGTAGAAAAATCTGAAGCCAAATTTATAGATAAAAAAGAGATCAAGGTGGCAACCGGGAAAGATACATTCAGACCACTCACCGCTGGCGAAATCAGAATGGCCCGTATTCTTTTCAAAGATACGATCAATTATGGATCAGTAAGGATTTATAAGGGCAGCTATTTCCCTTTTAATCTTCAAGACCAGGATACTGCGGTCACGCCGAATGGAAACATGTACTGGCCAGAGCCCATTTTTAAAGAAGATTTTTCAGCGGAAAGCTCGTCTGATAAAAACTGGTTCATACATGAATTTGCCCACATTTGGCAACATCAGATGGGAATGGGTGTCAGAATTAGAGGGCTGATTAGTAAGTACGTAAGGTATACATACTCCCTGCCTAAAGAAAAAACACTGGCTGACTATCCCATGGAGCAACAAGCTAACATTATTGCTGATTACTTTACCCTGATTACCGCAGGTTATAATGTCT
This genomic interval from Kosakonia sacchari SP1 contains the following:
- the phoH gene encoding phosphate starvation-inducible protein PhoH — its product is MGRQKAVIKARREAKRVLRRDSRSHKQREEESVTSLVQMSGVEAIGMARDSRDTSPIAARNEAQAHYLNAIESKQLIFATGEAGCGKTWISAAKAAEALIHKDVDRIIVTRPVLQADEDLGFLPGDISEKFAPYFRPVYDVLLKRLGASFMQYCLRPEIGKVEIAPFAYMRGRTFENAVVILDEAQNVTAAQMKMFLTRLGENVTVIVNGDITQCDLPSGVKSGLSDALARFEEDEMIGVVRFNKDDCVRSALCQRTLKAYD
- the efeB gene encoding iron uptake transporter deferrochelatase/peroxidase subunit; this encodes MKQDDNNDVSEPSRRRLLKSMGALGGALALAGGCPVAHAVTPKSAPGTLSPDARMEKQPFLGAHQAGILTPQQASMMLVAFDVLAADKADLERLFRLLTQRITFLTTGGPAPDTPNPRLPPMDSGILGAYIAPDNLTMTVSVGESLFDQRFGLRAQMPKKLQKMTRFPNDSLDAALCHGDLLIQICANTQDTVIHALRDIIKHTPDLLSVRWKREGFISDHAARSKGKETPVNLLGFKDGTANPDSSNNTLMNEVVWVTKEQGEPAWAVGGSYQAVRIIQFHVEFWDRTPLKEQQTIFGRDKHSGAPLGMKNEHDVPDYASDPDGDVIALDSHIRLANPRTKETQSSLMMRRGYSYSLGVTNSGQLDMGLLFVCYQHDLEKGFLTVQKRLNGEALEEYIRPIGGGYFFALPGVQAANRYLAQSLLEA
- the efeO gene encoding iron uptake system protein EfeO; amino-acid sequence: MAIHFRRSALQAGMAALISSAFAVQAADIPQVKVTVTDKQCEPMNLTVNAGKTQFIILNHSQKALEWEILKGVMVVEERENIAPGFSQKLTANLQPGEYEMTCGLLTNPKGKLVVNGEATADAAKGDALLSLSGAITAYKAYVVAETAQLVSGTKAFTDAVKAGDIEKAKALYAPTRQHYERIEPIAELFSDLDGSIDAREDDYEHKAADPKFTGFHRLEKALFGDNSTKDMGKYADQLNSDVVDLQTRINELAFPPSKVVGGAAGLIEEVAASKISGEEDRYSHTDLWDFQANVDGAQKIVDLLRPQLQKDNAELLAKVDANFKKVDTILAKYRTKEGYETYDKLTDADRNALKGPITTLAEDLAQLRGVLGLD
- the efeU gene encoding iron uptake transporter permease EfeU translates to MFVPFLIMLREGLEAALIVSLIASYLKRTQRGRWINVMWIGVFLAAALCLGLGIAINETTGEFPQKEQELFEGIVAAIAVVILTWMVFWMRKVSRNVKVQLEQAVDNALARSHNHGWALILMVFFAVAREGLESVFFLLAAFQQDVGVWPPLGAVLGLTTAVVLGFLLYWGGVRLNLGAFFKWTSLFILFVAAGLAAGAIRAFHEAGLWNHFQDVAFDFSNVLTTHSLTGTLLEGIFGYQETPSVSEVAVYFIYLIPALVMFVLPPRAGTQPSRAAP
- a CDS encoding NupC/NupG family nucleoside CNT transporter; protein product: MTNFFHFLLALVVILALAWLVSFDRRHIRFRFILQLIVIELALAWFFLHAQSGLTLIKYVSGFFEALLKFAGEGTSFVFSGMSEKGLAFIFLGVLCPIVFISALIGILQHWRILPIFIRLIGTLLSKLNGMGKLESFNAVSSLILGQSENFIAYKGILADLSSRRMFTMAATAMSTVSLSIVGAYMTMLDAKYVVAALVLNMFSTFIVLSVINPTRPEAEAEVKLEKLNESQSFFEMLGEYILAGFKVAMIILAMLIGFIALISAINALFSALFGISFQQLLGYVFYPLAWLIGIPLSDALHAGSIMATKLVANEFVAMIELQKIAAQMTPRGLGILSVFLVSFANFASIGIVAGAIKGLNEQQGNSVSRFGLRLVYGATLVSLLSAAFAGVVL
- a CDS encoding DUF3574 domain-containing protein, whose translation is MTLKTGFTALMMAGLLVGCVSPAAKQPGAAAQTCKAENQMQQTTLYYGLTRQGGKAITTQEWQQYVDNDVTPRFRDGLTTFDAQGQWLGSNGKVSKEPSKALMLIHSVDAQSDAKIDALRDIYKSRFAQESVMRVDQPVCVQF